In Zingiber officinale cultivar Zhangliang chromosome 1A, Zo_v1.1, whole genome shotgun sequence, the DNA window AAGAAATTGTCCTGCATCTTATTCATGTTTGCTATTTGTCGTTACCTAAATTTAGTAACCTAGTTAAAACTTATGTTGCTATGCATTAATGGAGTATATTTTTAGGCATTTGTTTGTACTAAAGCCTTTATTTTCTCCTCCCCGATGCAAAAAGATGGTACGAGCAGTAACAATTAATTATAAGTGGGCAAGTTGttcaaattttttctttttatgaaaAATGCATACTGGATAGATACTAATATTTCAACCTGTGTGGCAATCATTCTCTCAAAACCCTTTGTTTTAGTTGCCTTTTTGGAGGCATCATGATTCATACACATGATCTATAATTGAAGGTCATACAGTAGACCAGGCGATGGTCTTGTAGCTTTAATTTATGAACAGGGACCAACATGGTCTTCAGAAGCTTACTACTATAAATCATCATCAACATCAAACAGTTTTTAGTCAACCAGATGGTTAGATACTCTGTCGCACCTTTATTAAGGGACTGTTGGCAAATTTCTTGTCATCATGTGCTCATATTGTATGTTATTATACCACACAGTGTACATAGATGTGTTTCCTGCCATAGGACAAAAGTTTATACCTAAATGGGCTACATGCAGAATTTGAACTTGAAACCTCTTATATGTCCAGATGCACAAGCCATCCAAGCATCTTCTTATGTGCATGTGTTTTTATGATTTATCTTGTATGATGGATATATTATTTGTTTAAATGATAGCCTTATTGATGATTATCTTGCATGTACTTCCATTCTATCGCTAATACTTTGTCCATGATGACTGCTTCCCATCCATGaagttgatattttcaggttattTTTTAGTAGCAATTAGATATTAGCATTTATGGAGGATAAATGAGGAAAAACTAAATTCCATTCCGAATTTGTTAAGAAGATCTGTAGCTATCTTTTTTAGACAAGGTGAACTGAAGAAGACATTGTGACTTTTGATTGCTTTAAATAATATTAACTTGATTTAAATTCTAGTTATTATGTACTTTTTGGCACAAACTTTTATTGCTAATGTTTATAGAAGTATGAAATTCTGGCTAGGAGTTATTTCATCACATGTGGTTTTCTTATAGTGCTTTCCATTTAACATTTCTACTCGGCGTCCATTAAAAAAATACTAGCTTGTggttattattactattatttttcTGGCAGTTAATTTAGTTATTGCAAGTGGACATCTGTCAATTCTTACATGTTGATTGGTTGAAGTTTGGAACGAGTTATTCAAGGGTCCCAGGAAGATTAGGATATCATCAAGTAGGCTAAAGTCGCAATGAATGATTGAGGTGGGAGTCGAGTGAAGAAGAACAACAATTCTAGAAGGCTCCTTCTTACTCCCAAGTCCTGCACCCCTACTTCTAGAGGAAACCTTCCGTGCTTGCTGAGAAATCATAACCTACTTTCATTCAATGCTCGATACCGTCCTTCTTCAAGAGcggaaaaatatattagaataatTCATTTTCTAATCAAGGATACTTCCTTCTTTTAGAGTTTGGACTAATAAGAGTTTTCCTTTTTCTCAATATCAAATCATCCTTTATGTCTTCAAATACTCTTCATTCGTGCCCTTAAATGTTGTACGTTGCATCTCTGTACTCTGCTTTCTGTAGGCTTACACTCTGCGTCCCTTTGGAATTTATTTCCTGGGAATGGATTTCTTATTTCCTATGTTCGACATATCAACTGTGTATAACTGATTAACTGGGACATGTGCTTACTTCACACATTTCTTCTCGGAAAATATAAGCAAATACATATGCCTTTGTAGATTGAAATGTATGTTTGTCTCTCACATGACTCCACATCTTATTGAACATATGCAAATTTGCTATTGCTAAATAACCGCTGAAAATCTCATTGTTCATTTATCTTTACATTCGCATAGGCCAATTTAACTTTTCTAGGTTGGTCTCGTCTTTCTCTTACTTTGTTTATTGTAGTCATAATCGTCTTTGCATTGCAGACAATGCCCGGTATCTTTATGTTATCCTTTATGGCATTGATTGCTGATTAATTTATATGTGAAAACACCTTTGTGTTTGCAGAGAAATGATCCAACACCGACCTTACAATCAGAAAGTTGATGTTTATAGCTTTGGCATTGTTCTCTGGGAGCTCATTACCGGTATGCTTCCGTTTCAAAATATGACAGCCGTGCAGGCAGCTTTTGCTGTGGTAAACAGGGAAGTGCGTCCCAACATACCACCGGATTGTCTCCCTGCGCTCGGTGAAATCATGAGACGCTGCTGGGATGCCAACCCTGACGTGCGCCCTTCCTTCACCGAAATAGTCACAATGCTCGAGACCGCACAGCAAGAAATCGTAAACACTGTTCGCAAAGCACGCTTCAGATGCTGCATACAGCCAATGGCCATTGACTGAGAGGGTATGCAAGAAGTGCCTCAATTGTAGAAAATACCTTTTGAACCAACAAGGTACCGGTACCGGTACTGGAGCATTTTGCTCGATTCCCCCCTATGTCTAAAGTGTCGATTGGGAATGTTTGTGTCGATGTGTTCGGATGCTACCAAGTAGAAATAAGATATTGGGATCTTTGTTTATATAGAACGCAAACGAAACTATTAGCTAAAGCTCGACTATTTCTACACTGCTTGATTGACTGTAGTCTCGACTTGTAAAATTCAGGCTAGATCCTGTGTTGTTCTATTGAAATCGAAAAGTTACTCCAGTCTTTGAAGTACCATTTTGTTGATAAACACAATCGAAACATATTATTCCGTAATCAATCAACTTATTTGTGATGAGTTGGTATTTGGATAGAAAAGGTAGGTCACGAATATAAGGGAGATAAATATAAATACACAGACGCTAGATATATGGTGAGATAAATTTTATGTTATCAATTTTTGAGAATCAATAACTCTTGATCATTATATCAAAGATGTCATGCGTTTATCGTCTGTACTACTTCCTGAGAGCATCATCATTATATCAAAGATGTTATGTGTCTACCGTCTGTATTATCTCCTGAGAGCATCATCATTATATCAAAGATGTTATGTATCTACCGTCTGTATTACCTCATGAGGACATAAGTATTCGGATAGGGTTATCACAATATATAGCTATTATAAGTCTCGATTTATTCCATGTCTAAGTGTGTGAAGTCGTCtccagccaaaaaaaaaaaaaaacaaacaaaaaacaaaaaagtcaatttttaataagatttattgtttaaaaaaaataaagaaaatatatatatatttaaatttgaaaattttattctaaatccAGCCGAAGAATCCTGGCGGCGGTTCGCTCGCTCCAGCCGTCTCGTGGAGTCAACGGAATGGCGATCGCCATCGTCGTCTTTGTCTTCGTCTTCGCTTTGATTTGCTTTTTGTCAGTGCACCACAAGGTTTGCCTACTTGTTCTTTTGTTGTAGTTTCTCCCCCACTGATACGCCGCCACCGTGCATTGATGATTAATCCATCTGGTGATCCAGTCGTACGAGGAAAGAATTCATCGAGCTCAATCGTATTGTGATGCTGTTTGGATAAAGTAATGGAGAAGGGAGAGGAGAGAACAAGAAAACGCCTGCTCCTTACGCATCCTTATCCACTGAGATGCACCTGATGTTATAATATTAGGGTCAAAGTGGATGCGTTTTGGGGAAATCTGCGAGGGGATTCTTTTCTGCCCCATTCAAAGTCCAATCATTTGCGTGAGGAGGAAGAGGCGAGACGGCGGCAGAAGCAAACGGCATTAAAACGAGGCTGCTTCGTACAAGAAAAAGGCGAGCAAAACAAAAAGATGCATTCTGTCTTCATTTCTGCGAGATTTCGACCCTCTGTAAGTTCTTGCAGCACGTGCAACTGTGGATCCAACTTCTGAGAACTGTAAGACTTTCTTATTCTTTCTCTCTGTTTTTTTAAAGGTTCCTGAGAGATCTCGAAGCTTATTGCCACTATGAACCCTTCTCGATCTGAAACTATGAGTCATAGCAATTCTGCTACGACTATGATAGACCAGCAAGTTTACAAGGAGAAAGGCGATTGTGTTCAACTGTTCATGAAAAATCTTGCTTGGATGTTGCGTGACTAAAAGGATTAGCAAGTTTTTCTTCCCACCGAACCTTTCTTGATTTGAAACCCATGAGCTATAGCAATTTGGCTACGACTCCGATAGATGAGTATGATGCTCTATGCAAGAACCAGCAAGTTTACCGAGAGACAATTGCGATCAATTGTTCATGAAAAATCTTCTTTTGATGTTGCGTGTAGGAAAGGAAGAATGAGAGGCATTCTGTAGGACCATAATTTAGTGATAATGGGAAGATGGGATCCTAATGGAACCCCAAAAAGGTAGATTTTTGTCCTATGGGGAGAATAAGGACTAAAACACACGACTACAAGGTCACTTCCCAGTAATTTTGCTTCAGAAACTTAGCCAAGTTAGATGACTGTCATGTCCATAGTCGATGATGTATATATTAATGCTTAAGCTGCTACTGTATTTAAGATTACTTTCTTAAACTGAAAGGAAAATTGCCTCCTATTTCTATTGTATATCATCCTGCAATTGTATTTGCTATTTTTGCTCTCTTCTCTCTTTCAGTGTTGGTTGGCTCATAAACAGTACATGGTTGTTTTTGCATATTCATAGCTTCAAGGAAGACTCGATTCAACAGCTTTTTGAGTAAGAGGCATTGGTCGAAAGCATGAGTAGCCACAATCTGGTTGCAGTGAAAGCAAATGATTCTCCTGAAGCAGCTAAACGTTCTTTCCATGCTTCATCTTCAGTTGTTCAGTTTCCTAAACAAAACGATCGCCATAAACGGTTGGGTAAAAGCTCGTCCGTCGCCAGCACCTCCTGCACGTCAACTGTGCTGCTAAATTCATCAGACATCCTTGACTATGTTCCTATGCCTTTGAAATCAAACCAAGAGTCTGAATCAGAAGGTACTTTATCTTGTGGATCTCAACCACAATATTCAGATAACAGTTTCACCAATTCACCTACACTTCATGCGAGTCTCATCTCTTCGCCGACCAGAATCTCAGACTCTTGTGGAAAACTAAGTAACTCACACTTCCTTCCTCAATTTGTGGAATGTAAACCGCAGAACACAGCTGTTCAGTCTTCTAACTCATCAATGTTGTCGAGTGGCAATGCGAGTGGCAAGGGTGAACACACAGATGATTTGACAATGGATTTCGCTTATTTGTGTGGAGATGCTTCAGATGGTAGCATTCAgggagaaaattatttttacaatgACTTTGCATTTACTGAGCAAATGGAATTGCAAATCTTGTCGGAACAACTTGGTATTGCCATCACTGACAATGGGGAAAGCCATTGTTTAAATGTGAGTACCCTTGTTGCCTCTATTTTTTCTTCTTTAACTCTTATGTTATTTAATGTCCAATTTTCTACCTTAACTTGTTTCTATGTCTAGGACATATATGACCAACCGCAGGTCACATCTACTCCGTTACCTTCCAACTACAACAAAAATGCTGAGCCCTTAACGTCTCCTGCTGAAGTCCAATTGCATTCATCTCCTTCCCCCTCAATTTCAGCTCCAAATAAAAAAAGACTAAGATGGACCTTGGAGCTCCATGATAGATTTGTGGAAGCAGTCAACAAGCTGGATGGAGCTGAGAGTAAGAACTCTATTGTGTTTCGCATAGTTGGACCAATTTACTAATCTTATTCAATAATGCACACTCTCGGGCACAGAAGCAACTCCAAAGGGCATTCTAAAGCTTATGAATGTGGAAGGTTTGACGATTTACCAAGTAAAGAGCCATTTGCAGGTGATCAAAGGAAATAAGATTTTGAATTGTTTTTACTTAAGAGTATATTCCTGatggcattttttttttttttttgcttcaatgACTTCCAGAAATATCGACTTGCTAAATACGTCCTCCAGAAGAAAGAAGGTAATTTAAACAACAAAGCAATTATGCATATGGTGTGCTGTTTAGGCACACGGTTAAGGATGTTTTAGCTAAATTGGCAGTTCTAAACTTAATCATAATTGAGAATGATTGTGAATGAATGACCAACTAGATGAACTAATATATTGATCATTTGTTCATACAATATCCAGCTGATAATTCACATTCATGCTTTCAAATCTAATCTTGGAACGAATGGTGCCAATACACAAGGCGGTGTATTGGCTATGCCAATGGATGCATACATTCATTATGTATCTTTCCATCGCATACTAATCCTTTGTCGAATTCATATACTTTATTGATTGATCTAATATGTATGTGTTTACCTGTTTGTTCAGAGAAAAAAACTTCATGTATTGAAGACAAGGCGCCGCCAACAAATGATGACAGTGACTTGGCCACGAAGAGGTACCCCTTATTTGCCTCTCTGAATTAAGCACTTGCACTATATTCTCCTTTTTCGCGGGTAATGTTGTCTCAATGATAGGAGCAAAGAAGTTACAGAGGCTCTACGGCTGCAAATTGAGGTTCAAAAGCAGCTGCACGAACAACTAAAGGTCAAAAGACATGAATGGAAATTTCTTAGTAGAATTCATGCATACCATTTTTTATACAACATTACATCGTCGGTGACTAATTCTAGCTGACAGTATCAAGTTAAATGGTTTGTTTTGGATGTTTTGATATAAATTCTTAGAACCCAGAGCTACAAGGGAGGAATGTAGTTTTGCCATTGTATGCTCTTTTACTATCATTTTGAAAATGAGACTTGGCGGCGAATGTCCAAGTTCTACTATTCTCGCTCACTCTGAAccctgtttttttttttcgaagGTTCAACGAGAACTTCAGCTACGTATCGAGGAAAATGCCAAGTACTTGCAGCAGATCATAGAAGAGCAGCTAAAGGCAAACAACTACGAGTCGGTAGAAGAACTGGAAATTGAGCAGCAAGGGCCTTCCTAAAATCTCTGCAACCAAATTGTTTCTCGTGTTTATTGATGCCTTTTTCATTGATTTCCTGGTGGTGTTGGGCATGGAGGATTGGAGTGGAGGTGATGTATCCATGCATTATTCTTAGTCAATTATTAAACAAAATTCTGTAAAGATGTCCATAGTTGTgcactaattttaaattttttgtctATATAAAATTGTATAATGTGTTTTAAAAAACAAGTGTATATGTTCTGGATAAGCAACTACAAACAAGTTAAAATTATGAAATATAAAAAGTTCTGTATATAATGGATTTTGCAATGGAGATCTCATTATTATTGAACAAGGGGGCAGCTCTTTTATTTTTGAGCAAATGGAAGTAGAAAAAATACAGAAATTCAATTGTTGGTATCAACCACAGGATTCAATTCTTTTACTAGGACACTTCAGTGTGTATTGTTGAAATAATATGAACTATTTCTTGAAATGATCATCCGGTCAGTACAACTTCACACACGAATTTTTCACCTCTTATTTCCATCTCAATTATTAGTATACAGATCAAATGCCCCCCAAACCACAAGCAAATCCACCGCACGCAACTACCATCCCTCAATAAGCTCTAATGGACGGAGGAGAATGCGGCAGGCTGCTGTTTTTATCTCTGCAAGCCATTCCATTCCTCGCCGCCGGCGGCAAGCGGAGTAATGGCTTGCAGCCGTGGTCGGTAGCGTACCTGTGCCGGAGGCAAGTCCTCAGGTTGCAGACATGGCAGGTGCTGGTGTTGGAGAAGGTGAGCACCTCTCGGCAGCGCTTCACGGGGCACTTGGCCTTCCTCTTCCTGGCCGGATCGCAGGACCCGGAGCTCCTGTGCCGCTCCAGGATCGCCGCCGCCTCCTCGCCCGCCATCTTATCCATGGACATGGAGCAGTCCTCGCACACCACCACGATCCGGCTGTGCTGTTCCGCGTTGGGGCAGTCGTGGCCTTTGTATGTCCTGTGCTCCAAGCAGAAGACCTGAGGGAAGGTGATGACGAGGGTTCACCAAATCGGTGATTCGGAGAGGGATTTTTGAAGGGAAAGGAGGGATTTAGGGTTGATTGCGCACCTTGTTGCAGCCATCGCAAGTGAAGGGCAGGAAATCGAGTTGGCTGCAGTCTTCGTGCTCGCAGTGCTCTCCCAGATCAGGAAACGCCTCCGTTCCTCTTCCCATAGCGATCGATCTCTCTcgcctcctcttctcttcttcctcggaaGCAAAGATATGAGATTCATGAATCGGAGAGGTATTTATAGGCTCCTTATTGGCTTGGAGAGCAAGTCGCGTTGGTTTGAATTCCGCGTCGGCAGCCACCGTGGAAGGTTCCAGCGAAGTCTAGAGTTTCCTCGCTGACGTCCCTACTCCGTTGGAGAGGAAGACGGACGACAGCGTGCGATGCAGGCCGATTGTTACGCTGGTAAGTTTAAAAGGCGTCTACGAGAGAAATGCAAGTTTTGGGATCCTGGTCTCATGGATCAGGATCTGGATCGGCCCGTTTCGCTGCCGGAAAAACGGGTCGGATTTTTATGCGTCTAACTCATTATTAATTGCTTGCTGCGACAAAATGTTCAGGAAATTTACCCTTCATTTGAATTATACAGCAGTTGTCTAGTACTTGACCCGCCAGCCAACCTGAGCAGCTCACAAACCTGCGTTTATTCTCACCAGCCTGTAGACATGTCAATTACAGACTCAAAGTTATTTCCAAGTGCAATATTAGCAATATCTTTGAGAGGATCAGGGCTCTTAACCAGTGTAAATTCATTCTTATACTTTATGGCTCCATTTGGTAGAGGTGATAGGATTAGAAATGGATTGATAGAATGGGATTGGAGGTAGGATTAATAATTCCTCCTCATGCCTAGGGATTATGAATCCCACTCTCAATCCATCCTAATCCTATCCTTAACCCACCCTACCAAACAACATATTATTtactttttgaaaatataatcttAATCCTATCACCCCTACCAAACGGGGCCTATATTGATGTGTGTTTTAACCATCAAACTGTCAAGAGTTTGGGCTTGGTGTTTTCAAAAGAACTCAAAGAGTAGAATAAGTAGTATTCAGCAATCGAACACACTATCCATAACAGCTAAAGGGAAAAGGGAAAGCTTCTGAGCTATGATGGAACGATAGGATACCCAAATTATCATCCAAACATCTATGATTCTAGTCCTAACTATGatgaatttgtaaaaaaaaaaaattcaaatgagACACGGAATTAAAAAATACTGGACTCCTGGACCGTCCGCTGCGAGCACTTTTCAATTTAACCTGATGGTCGGTGGAAAATTTCTATAGAACCTAACTGATTACCTCAGACTCAACGTTACCcaacttgattaattttttttttttttttaaagaaaaagggaaagttCCACTTGACCGTCTATAAATTAACTCTGTAAAAAAAATGGAAAGTTCGATCTAAAATTGTTAATTACATATAGTGGACAAACTGAAACAGAACCAAATGTCATCACAGCAACGGCTAATTGCAACCTAAAATTATCAATCACATACAAGCATCTCTTCCAGCACAAACAAGAAATTCCACTTGCAAGGCTAACATAGACTTAATCGAAACATTACAAGGCTAATACAGGCTAACAAAGCATAATCGAATGCATTAACCATCACAGTAAGAGGCAAATTTCAACCTAATATAATCATTTACATATGTTGACCGACCTCTTCAATACGAAACAAGAAGTTGCAAAAGTCTGGAAGATAACAAGACTAGGTGGTAGCTCTGCAACTGATTAATCATATTTCATGTGACAAAACTTGAACAGGATATTTCATGCAAGGACCTGCAAAGCATCACGACTCAAGCCAGTAGAGCTGTTGCAAACTGATCATAATCTAAGTTAACATGGAATATAACTTCACTGAACATGCAAAAGTACATTGGCAATGGATGATGCAATTGGGGAATTGCACATACAAAAGGTGGAATGGCAAAATGGCACACTTGGTTATCCGTGAGTTAGGTTTGGAACACATCTTAACATTGCAGGAACCTGAGATGCAGTGACCCTGGTAGCCTTGCAGAACAAAAGATCAGATGAGGCTGTCACTGTCCTCCATGGCCGTCTAATGTCATTGATGAGCGATTGTGAGCCGTGTGTGTGATTCCTGTATCATCCTTGACAAGAGTCCGTAACTCTGGGCTTGCCGTGTATTAACAGTGGAAGCCATTACAAAGGGTTCCAATCAACCTGAGCCAGTAATAGTGGAAGCTAAATCAATTATAAGAATGTGGGAAGGTCCAACAACACATGGTAAAAGAGAGAGGAATGACAGTAACTAACGCATAGGACAGCTACAGATGATTTCCTTCTTCGATTCTGGTTACCGCCAGGACAGTTGCTTATAGGAAGATCTGCCTGTTTCCCAGCCTCCTTCAGGTTCCTTCCTCTTCAAACCTCCAGCAGGAACTGTATGCATACCTACCTGCTCTTCTGCAAAACCCTGGGATGTGGCGGATAAAAGTTGTCTTGATGCTAAGTTGGATCTCTCAACTTTGCCTTCTGCATCTATATTCCCTGGGCCTGAATTTAGGTCGAGGCTTGGTGTGATCCATCTCCGAGGATTGTCAGACTCACTACCATTGCTGCCCTCTGGAAGACTCGCCAAGTGAGGCTTTCGATAATTGGATAAAACAGTTCCAGCAGGTCCAACGAGTGGTGAAGGCATGGCATG includes these proteins:
- the LOC122032769 gene encoding protein PHOSPHATE STARVATION RESPONSE 3-like isoform X3, producing MLSSGNASGKGEHTDDLTMDFAYLCGDASDGSIQGENYFYNDFAFTEQMELQILSEQLGIAITDNGESHCLNDIYDQPQVTSTPLPSNYNKNAEPLTSPAEVQLHSSPSPSISAPNKKRLRWTLELHDRFVEAVNKLDGAEKATPKGILKLMNVEGLTIYQVKSHLQKYRLAKYVLQKKEEKKTSCIEDKAPPTNDDSDLATKRSKEVTEALRLQIEVQKQLHEQLKVQRELQLRIEENAKYLQQIIEEQLKANNYESVEELEIEQQGPS
- the LOC122032769 gene encoding protein PHOSPHATE STARVATION RESPONSE 3-like isoform X1 produces the protein MSSHNLVAVKANDSPEAAKRSFHASSSVVQFPKQNDRHKRLGKSSSVASTSCTSTVLLNSSDILDYVPMPLKSNQESESEGTLSCGSQPQYSDNSFTNSPTLHASLISSPTRISDSCGKLSNSHFLPQFVECKPQNTAVQSSNSSMLSSGNASGKGEHTDDLTMDFAYLCGDASDGSIQGENYFYNDFAFTEQMELQILSEQLGIAITDNGESHCLNDIYDQPQVTSTPLPSNYNKNAEPLTSPAEVQLHSSPSPSISAPNKKRLRWTLELHDRFVEAVNKLDGAEKATPKGILKLMNVEGLTIYQVKSHLQKYRLAKYVLQKKEEKKTSCIEDKAPPTNDDSDLATKRSKEVTEALRLQIEVQKQLHEQLKVQRELQLRIEENAKYLQQIIEEQLKANNYESVEELEIEQQGPS
- the LOC122032791 gene encoding zinc finger AN1 domain-containing stress-associated protein 12-like, producing the protein MGRGTEAFPDLGEHCEHEDCSQLDFLPFTCDGCNKVFCLEHRTYKGHDCPNAEQHSRIVVVCEDCSMSMDKMAGEEAAAILERHRSSGSCDPARKRKAKCPVKRCREVLTFSNTSTCHVCNLRTCLRHRYATDHGCKPLLRLPPAARNGMACRDKNSSLPHSPPSIRAY
- the LOC122032769 gene encoding protein PHOSPHATE STARVATION RESPONSE 3-like isoform X2, which encodes MSSHNLVAVKANDSPEAAKRSFHASSSVVQFPKQNDRHKRLGKSSSVASTSCTSTVLLNSSDILDYVPMPLKSNQESESEGTLSCGSQPQYSDNSFTNSPTLHASLISSPTRISDSCGKLSNSHFLPQFVECKPQNTAVQSSNSSMLSSGNASGKGEHTDDLTMDFAYLCGDASDGSIQGENYFYNDFAFTEQMELQILSEQLGIAITDNGESHCLNDIYDQPQVTSTPLPSNYNKNAEPLTSPAEVQLHSSPSPSISAPNKKRLRWTLELHDRFVEAVNKLDGAETTPKGILKLMNVEGLTIYQVKSHLQKYRLAKYVLQKKEEKKTSCIEDKAPPTNDDSDLATKRSKEVTEALRLQIEVQKQLHEQLKVQRELQLRIEENAKYLQQIIEEQLKANNYESVEELEIEQQGPS